Below is a genomic region from Rhodospirillum centenum SW.
GCTCAGCACCGGCCCAGGAAGACCCCCAGCGGCGGTAGCCGCAGCGTCGTCCCGTCCAGCCGCGGCTCCGGCGCGTCCGGCGGACGGGGCACGGGCAGCGGCACCGGCGGGGCGTCGGGCAGTTCGTAGGCGGCTTCCGCCGTGCCGAAGTTGAAGACGCAGAGCAGATGCTCGCCGCCGCCGTCGCGGGCGAAGGCCAGCACCGGGCCGTCCTCGTCCACGAGACTCGGCCGCCCCGTGCGCAGGGCCGGACTGTCCCGGCGCAGGGCCAGCGCCGCCCGCCAGATCGCCAGGGTCGAGCCCGGCCGCCGTTCCTGCACCGCCACGGCGCGCTCCAGATGCTCCGCCGGCAGCGGCAGCCAGGGCGCCGCCCCGTCCGGGCAGAAACCGCCGTTGGGGGCAGCCGCCGTCCAGGGCAGGGGGGTACGGCTGCCGTCGCGCCCGGCGAATTCCGGCCAGTGGTTGATGCCGAAGGGATCGCGCAGATCCTCGAACGCCAGTTCCGCCTGCGGCAGGCCCAGCTCGTCGCCCTGGTAGACGCAGACGGTGCCCGGCAGGCAGGCCAGCAGCACGGCCAGCAGCGCCTCGAACCGGGCCGGGTCGGCGCCGTCCGGGCGCCAGCGGCTGGCGGCCCGGGCGACGTCGTGGTTGGAGAAGCTCCAGCAGGTGTTGCCGTGGTCGTCCGCCGCCATCAGGGCGTGGCGGAACACGGCGGGGGTGAAGGGCTGCTTCGGCAGGTCCAGCGTGTAGGCCGTGTGCAGCCCGCCCGGCCGGGTATGGAGCGCGATGCGCCCGGCCGCGCCGCGCTGGCTGCTCAGCTCGCCCAGCAGGACGCGGCCGGGAAACCCGTCCACCGTCCGGCGCAGCCGCTCCAGCACGGGGCGGATGTCGGCATGCATCATGTCGTGGGCATGCACCTGCATCCCGAACAGCTTGGCCGGAAACGCGCGCGGGGCGGGATCGGCGGGCGGGTTCGGGCGCAGGGCCGGGTCGCGCATGAGGAAGTCCACCGCGTCCACCCGGAAACCGTCGATGCCGCGGGCCAGCCAGAAGCGCGCCACCTCCATCATGGCGTCCAGGCAGGCCGGACTGCGGTAGTTCAGGGTCGGCTGCTGCGGCAGGAAATGGTGCAGATAGAACTGCCGCCGTCGCGGCTCCCAGGTCCAGGCCGGGCCGCCGAAGACGGAGAGCCAGTTGTTCGGGGCCGTGCCGTCCGGGGCGGGATCGGCCCAGACATACCAGTCGGCGGTGTCGGCGCTGCGGGAGCGCCGGCTCTGCTCGAACCAGGGATGGCGCACGCTGGTGTGGCCCAGCACCAGGTCCAGCAGCACCTTCAGGCCCAGCCGGTGGGCCTTCTCCACCACCCGGTCGAACAGGGCGAGGTCGCCCATGCGGGGATCGACGGCGCAGTGGTCGGAGACATCGTAGCCGAAGTCCGCCAGCGGCGAGGCATAGAAGGGCGACAGCCAGAGGCCGTCCACGCCCAGGGCGGCGACATGGTCCAGACCGTCCAGCACGCCGGTCAGGTCGCCCCGGCCATCCCCGTTCCCGTCGCGGAAGGACAGCGGATAGATCTGGTACAGCGCGGCCCCGTCCAGCCAGTGCCGTCCGCCACCGCTGCTGCTGTCGTCGCTGCTGCTGCCGTTGCTGCCACCCGCCATGATCCGCCCCGTCCGCCGTACCTCTTCCGCAGGCGGGTTCTACGCCGGATGGCGGTCCCCCCCAAGGGTCGAAAGGCGGCGGTCGCCGTTCCGGGGCGTTGCGGGCTGGCGGGGCAGGAGCGGAGGCTACTTCCCGCCCGACGGGCGGACGGTCTTGATCGGGCCGCGGGGGTTGCCCGACATCTCGGCGATCTTGCGGTCCTGCGCCTCCAGGAAGGCGCGGATGGCGCGGTCGCCGTCCAGCGGATCGACCTCCGCCCGGGGGACCTTGCGGTTGGAACTGAGCGAGCCGTCCTCATAGACGACGTCGTAGAGCATGGTGCCGGTGTCCACCGGCGGTTTCTTGCGGGCCATTCTTCTCTCCGGATGCACATGCGGAAAAGGGCACCGGTCGCCCGGTGCCCTTCTCGTTCTGAAGTCGGTAGCCTGACCGGAGAGGTCAGGCGGTCTTCAGATTCTCCGCCGAGGTCTTGCCCCGCCGGGGATCGCGCTGCTCCTCATAGGAGACGCGCTGCCCTTCCGACAGGGTGGACAGACCGGCGCGCTCGACAGCGGAGATGTGGACGAACACGTCCGCACCGCCGTTCTCGGGCTGGATAAAGCCGTAACCCTTGGTGCTATTGAACCACTTCACGGTTCCGACAGGCATTGCGCACTCCTTTTTGATTGGGAGGGCGCCGCGCGACAGACGCGACGCATCAGACTGTATCCAGGAATCGCCGCAGTCTGGGCACCCGTGGGCGGAACAGGCCGGCAGTCCGTAGCAGAATGACCCCCGGCACATGGCCCTTCCGTCACCGCTTTGCAAGGCGTTTCCGCCATCGTCGGTGGCGCGAAGCCGGGGTAGGTCGTGGGAAAGGGTGGAAGTCCGCCATCCGTGGCCGCCCGTGGCGGTTCGACGCAACCGCCGCCGGGGTCGTCTGTTCTCTCCCCGGGCGACCGCCGGGCGGTCGTCGGCGCGACGACGGCAGCAGGGAAGACGGGCCATGGCGAATCTGACGGGACTTCTGGGGACGATGCTGGCGACGGGACTGGGCGGGCGCAGCGCCCGCGGACCGGTCTTCGCCCAGGGCACCACGCCCGCCGCGCCGGCGGCGCTGCATGGCGGCGGTGGGAACTTCCGGCAGGTGGCGGGCCTCGCCTCCCTCGGCTACCTCGCCTACAAGGCGTATCAGACCCACAAGGCGCAGGACCCCGCGGCGCAGCAGACGGCCGGGGTGCATCTCCAGGGCCGCAGCGCCCGCGGCGACGGCCCGTCGTTGGGCGACCGGCTGGGCGACCTGCTCTCGCGCGGCCCCGCCCCGGCCGGGCCGGACCCGCAGATCGCCGACGAGAAGGCGCTGCTGCTGATCCGCGCCATGGTCGCAGCGGCGAACGCGGACGGGGAGATCGATGCGGAGGAGCGCCGCCGCATCCTGGACAGTCTGGACCGGGCCGGCGCCGGAGCGGAAGAGCGCGCGCTCCTGGACCGGGAACTGGCCGACCCGCCCTCGCTGGAGGACGTGGTGGCCGGCGTGCGCGACCAGGAGACGGCGGAGCAGGTCTATGTCGCCTCCGAACTGGCCGTCGAACCCGACGGCCGGGCCGAGCGCAACTATCTGGCCTATCTGGCCGATCGGCTGCGCCTTCCGGAAAGCCGGGTGGAGGAGCTGAAGCGGATCGCCTGACCGGCATCCGGCCGGCGGACCGGGCGCGGGGCTTCACAACCGCGCCCGGCGGGACGTCCTTGGGCTGTACGCCCGCGCCGGACGCCTGCGCCGGGCGCCTGCAAGGAGCCGCCGATGCCCCGCATCACCCTGGACGACATCACCGAGAGCCTGTTCCTGCTGTTGAACGCAAAGGCGAACGACATCGCCAACGCCTATCTTCAGAAGGGCGGGTGGGAGGGCTGGCTCCAGGTCGAACTGGCGAACCTGCTGAACACCCAGTTCGGCAAGACGACGAACATCCAGCGTGAGAACACCGAGCCCTATACCGGCAACCAGAAGGCCGACCTGCTGGTGACCTGTCTGCCGGACGGGGACATGACCCCGCTGCCGCCCCCCTTCGCCATC
It encodes:
- a CDS encoding alpha-glucosidase encodes the protein MAGGSNGSSSDDSSSGGGRHWLDGAALYQIYPLSFRDGNGDGRGDLTGVLDGLDHVAALGVDGLWLSPFYASPLADFGYDVSDHCAVDPRMGDLALFDRVVEKAHRLGLKVLLDLVLGHTSVRHPWFEQSRRSRSADTADWYVWADPAPDGTAPNNWLSVFGGPAWTWEPRRRQFYLHHFLPQQPTLNYRSPACLDAMMEVARFWLARGIDGFRVDAVDFLMRDPALRPNPPADPAPRAFPAKLFGMQVHAHDMMHADIRPVLERLRRTVDGFPGRVLLGELSSQRGAAGRIALHTRPGGLHTAYTLDLPKQPFTPAVFRHALMAADDHGNTCWSFSNHDVARAASRWRPDGADPARFEALLAVLLACLPGTVCVYQGDELGLPQAELAFEDLRDPFGINHWPEFAGRDGSRTPLPWTAAAPNGGFCPDGAAPWLPLPAEHLERAVAVQERRPGSTLAIWRAALALRRDSPALRTGRPSLVDEDGPVLAFARDGGGEHLLCVFNFGTAEAAYELPDAPPVPLPVPRPPDAPEPRLDGTTLRLPPLGVFLGRC
- a CDS encoding cold-shock protein, producing MPVGTVKWFNSTKGYGFIQPENGGADVFVHISAVERAGLSTLSEGQRVSYEEQRDPRRGKTSAENLKTA
- a CDS encoding tellurite resistance TerB family protein, whose translation is MANLTGLLGTMLATGLGGRSARGPVFAQGTTPAAPAALHGGGGNFRQVAGLASLGYLAYKAYQTHKAQDPAAQQTAGVHLQGRSARGDGPSLGDRLGDLLSRGPAPAGPDPQIADEKALLLIRAMVAAANADGEIDAEERRRILDSLDRAGAGAEERALLDRELADPPSLEDVVAGVRDQETAEQVYVASELAVEPDGRAERNYLAYLADRLRLPESRVEELKRIA